The Lepeophtheirus salmonis chromosome 6, UVic_Lsal_1.4, whole genome shotgun sequence DNA window AAAGCATAGAGTCAATAACCACCCgaaaaatgattaagaaagaTTTTATTACTCCAAATTGAGTAGTTGCATTAGATAGGAGTAAATTAAGTATGAGATAAACAGTCTTTATTCTTGAAGCAACTATTGATTATTTAGGATAGAATATTCGTGAATTTCCTATTAGTAAGTATTCTATCCAAAGAATACGGAGTTATTGAAGAAAAGATGTgggaacaatataaaaattgattttaaagacaGAGAACCAGATATTTAAGCTTTATTTTGGGATGGAAAATTACTGCCTGCTTTGAATAAGTGGAagataaatgaagaatatttacCAATTGTTTTTACATGTGgaaataaagaacaaattatttctGTTCTAAGGTTGGATCATTCTACTGGAAAAGAACAGACTCGAGCGGTCCGGAAAGCAATCCTAGACTGGGAACTCAAAGAAAATGTGCAAGTTCCAAGCTTTCATACCACAGCTTCAAGTACTGGTTGTCTTAATGGTATAGTTATGATCCTGgagcaaaaatttgaaatagaaaTCCTTTTATTTGCTTGTTGTCATCATCTTcatgaattgattttaaaaagtgtatttgaaGTGAAAATCAAACATGTAACAAGTCCAAATAttctttcctttcaaaaaattaaaagataattggGAAAATATAGATTCCTTCAACATAGACTCATTTCAATCATTAGTAGTACAAAGTGCCCTTTCAGTTTCTGAAATTGAACATTTATTAGAATGTTATTACAGTGAGCAATCAAAAGAAATTGTGAGAGATGATTACATGGAGCAGATAGatctatgtattatattttttggtaaaaacaatgataaaaaaattaaaattagacctGCCGATGCCATGCATCAAACTTTTGGATGGCCAGAGCAATATACTCtctgaaaatatccttattaagTTCCcaccttaaaataaataaagacggTAAAATAaggttattatatatatgttatttattgaaACAATATACGTTAAGCATTGGCTTCAATGTATTTTAGCAGTATAATCaccatatattaatttatacttgttaaaatcattaaaagcttatgaaaaaatagacaaaacaaTTCCAAAAGCTGCTTTAAAGAAACTTAGTCATCATTTATGGTATTCGACTGATGAAGCTGCTAACCCTTTTATTCTTCGATGATGATGTCGATGAAGACACTAAAGAAAACATAGTCAAAAATTTGACTAATGAAAATATCACGGAACAATGCAAAAGATGCGTTGCATTTAAGGGAGCATTTGATGCTATTTTGTTTGGTACGTGAATGTTTTAAATCTagtgataactttatttattgtttcattaacAACTCatctattattatatgaaatttgatatcagataaaaaatatgtgactTCATATCGGTCTAAAGCATGTCCCTGTTTTTTCCCGTTTCAAAATTGATGATTCTTTTCTCAGTCAAACTCCATCTTTATGGGATAGTAATTCGGCTTACATtgaagtttggaaaaaaaatgtaaatacttaGAGCCGTTAATGATACGGCTGAGGGAGCAGTTAAGTTGATGCAAGACTTTCATGGGTTAATTACAGCggatgaaaaacaaaaacaaattctaCTACGTTGCGTTTATGAACACAAGATATATCCTgactgtaaaataaaaacacttaaaagaaaatatatccaataatattaatttattgctttatttagtaaaagtattcctaatatatgttatagagtcctattatttattaattctgaaaaataaactCAACATAATCACTTTATTTAGAATAAGGTACTGGAGAAAGTTGAAACATGTTCTACTGAAATCAAGGTGCTAGATAGTGTTATCCACTACCTTGactaaaatacttcaaattagatAAACCAAAGTTTCACACAACAACATCTATTAACTAATAACTAATTGATATTGTTGTCCTGGAAGTATTTCTTCACTAATTTAGAATTCTGTTTTGGATCATTATCCTACTGGTACGTCCAGTTGTGGCAAAGAGGCAGTTTTTCAGCAGActccttcaattttttcatcaaggATCTTGTTGTAATCCTCCTTCTTCATGATATCTTGATCATTGACGAGGTTCCCTGTGTGTGCTACTGAAAGAGAAGCATCCCCATTGCATTATGCTATCACCACCATGCTTTATGGTGGCGGCAGGGTTCTTCGGCTTGTAGGCTGCTCCTTTCTTTCTCCAGACATACTGAACATACATCTCAAGCAATTCCATTTGAGTCTTAGTTGTTGTCTGAGGGTCCTTGTTAACCTCTTGgcataatttattctattaagatatcttgaaataactttaaaacaaagATCAACACGTTACATACATTTTCATTTACATTATTGTTAcgggtatgaataattttgaacatcGCATTTTTTGGTGTTCTATCGATAAAATACCCATGAAATCAAAAGTTCCTTGAAATTTGTATTGATGGCATTCTTTCACTTGTTGGTACATAAACAAACTTGACAAAAATGCATTAGtttcatcacaaaaattaaGAGGGGTACGAATAATTTTGGGGACAAGTGTATTTGGAACAATTGGATCaatgcttataaattatatgatgtttttattttcccattcatgcttattatttgattttcatttaatattcttaagtttctGGTAtcaattcatttctttatttattaaatatatatacgtaatattaacataatgatGTAttctcttaattaaaataaatgtattaaagaaTTTAGTGGCAGGGTGCTCACAATGATGTTTTTCGAAAATGAAAGTTTTTCGTAAAATCGATACCAGTGGGCGGCGTATGGTTGTAGGGATCTGAATGAGTTACATATCAGAGAATAGGATATGTACGTTGTTgacttatattcgtttgtaaacatATCACCAGTGAGTAGCCTctctgaataataatgataattatccGTTCAAAGAATATTCGCTACTAGAAAGAGAAAGACTTTCAGACGAAGTTTAGTGACTTGTTGACAaaagtcctttaattttattagtcattattatttgagactTTATGAatgtgattttaatttttattaagtgataatgaaattaaaagtattcttGACTCGAAGTGGTTCTTCCAAAGATGAGTTGGACCATCCAAGAAGTTAGTTACAAGAATCtattcttttcataaaataagaaacatGTGAAGTCCTTGTCGCTAGTAGTCCTTGAATtgcaattttgatttatattcattacAACTAATCCATTTATTAGTCAATGTTACAATTAaaaggttaggcaacaagaaaatgtttgtttttttcttcggaAAGAGTTTCTAGATGAGTATGGACTGCCTCTCCTCATGTCGATGCTAATGACAACTAATTTCAATCTTCGGAATCTGTTTCTTTAGTGAGCAAGGACTAACTCACCAGGATAACGAAGAGTTATCAATCCTTTGGATCAGGATCTTTCAAGATAATACGAATAGAGTCCATTCATGAATTAATCATTCTCTTGAAGTTGTCAAAGGGGACCAACATTTCTTCTCTTGAAAGTCAAGATGATTTTTACTACTATTTTTATCGGAGCCCTCTGACCTCTTATGCAAAGGAAATTTAtaactatgttttaatattttaaattaaatacttaggACTGATACTTAtcacttcaatttttatttctttatgttaatatttaatacatacatgatgATATCCATATGGttcttattaattgtttttattaagttagaagtttaaatacaattacttattttagaatccattgGTTGTGGCTAAtaccaaattatttgatttaagttttATCTAATCCCTTTTTGAATATtctaatattattgaaaattagacaaaaatagGGATTTTCATACTACccatacaattttataatttaggaaGACGAAGTGTATCAAGAAAGTGATTATGAGGATTACAAcagttcttttaaatatttgattagaaattcAGAAGATCCAAGATCATTCTTGTATTTGAGAATTTCGACTTAAAGTCCTCTGCCATGTAGAGGTCTATGATGTCAATCTGCAAGAAcagattaatttctttaaattgataatacatAATGTTCAACCATGTTTTTCCGACTGCTTTTCTGACTGatgtattttaaacataataaaaatttcaatatcatCCTTGTTTTGGTGTAACTTTATCAATGTGAGAAATAACTTGTCCTCTCTCTCATAGTTTAGATGATCAACCAagagaaaaatacaaacatttcaagTGACTGAAGTTACTCAGTCCTGTGTAGTAGGCGATCactgaaataaattgaattgtttacaGTCAAATTCATGCTCGTCTGCAAAATAGggcttgaatattttaaattaaaaaaattgaataatgtaaaaaaaaaaaatatgttttaccatttttattttgtcaaaccATAGATACTGATTTAAAATACAacttaaatatcattttgcaGAATATCCCAggatacatagtattttattcatctaccTGATAGATTATTGACAACGTTTTGGATCGAGAACATAGGTCGAAAAAGTTGTTCTTTGTTACAAGTAGTTTGAacgtatttattctttttggtcAACGGATCTGATTGATCATCTTCGTTTTGTGTTGGAGTTAAATTACCCTCGTTGATGTTCTCAGTCAATACCTCCTCCCCTAACACATCCAATCAGGAGTCATTAGCATGCCATTGTCATCGATATGAATTATGTTACGATTCTATAATAAAGTAtgggtttataaattaaaatttcttaggaAGATTTAAAGACCTTAAACTTGCCCAATTTTGATCAAGGGTAAATATTCCTCGGCTAGATTTTTACCTACTTATGACTAAGGAAAAAGAAATTGGACTGCATCTCGTTTCAAATGTCAATATGTTTTTTCTCCCACGGAAGCTAGAGTTTAGCTTACAACATACAAATACCGCagtattgtaatttataaatatgaaatattattaatatagctAGAGAATACAATGGCGTCACACAACAGCTGACGTAATCTTAAGCAATACTAGCGTCCTTAAGCAATCCATATTGATATTAGCCCAAGCGACAGTGAGTTATACCCCTGATggataaagtatatattttttagtttgctcgtgccctaattagaattttttgtttttcttctatttttatatgatcTAACGTCGATAATTGCCTGATATTGATATGGTTCGAACATGTCACTAAACCACACTGATTCGAACATTAAACCAATGAAGCTGTTCCAATTTCATCCACACCTTGgacttatcaataaatttaacgcaaaaatgttttagacaaaaattaagttaagagaatgtttataaattaagaaagataataatttactGCAAAACTTACTCTGTCAGTAACAggcatatattttgattcaaaacgATATGAATAACTTAAAGCCTAGCTGTTaagttttacacaaaaaaaaaagaacatgtgTTCTTGTTTCAGAACCGAATAACAAGTATTTAGCACATTTCCTGGCAAATAATGGAAAAACATGACGGTTAAGTGATGGAAGTATTACCTTTCTAAGCTGATAATTATAACCCTAATaagctattattattcttcatattgACAAAAAGGTACGAATAATAAGCTTGCTTTGATTGATTCTCATGAAAATGGCTGTTTTAAGCGAGGGTTTTACATTGAGTGGGACCTTAAATAAAGGTAAAATCTTAGGCTCCGATATGTTAAGTAAAAGCGTGAATCCTAGGGGAAGTATCCCTTAAAAACAGCACAGGCTGTagtaattaatgttaaaaaatcactaaaatGCTGCTCGTCAAAGCAAATACggttattactatttaaaatagtaataacttatttgtttataaattaatttgggCTTATAACCTTTATTGTTCTAGATTCTATTCATATGTTACTCGACTAGttactattttataagaatCCACTTATCatataataagcaaaaaataaaagaaaataaaaataatactaatctttttgtattcaatatatttgatataataaaaaaaaaccatttaagcaaaattaaaagaaaggcAAATTCAATCCTGTGTTGGAGGCTGAACCAAAAATTTTAAGCcctgaaattttgcatactGTTTTTCATCAGACCGTATCAACTTTCTATCACTAACGATGTATCAATTTCCAAATAAGTGGTTTTGCTCCCTCAAATCTGTCCACCCTACTAATAATCAACGAAGGGTATttacattctatttttttatatattgaggtTACGTGAATCTGCAACATAATTCTTTTACctagtttttatttcttactttttatttcaacgaTCTTGTCTcctttcctttttagtctctttataTACGACtaaggatcaacaagaaattgtattcattttttgtatgtattttgaaaacGGATTATCAGTAGATAAATTATGCTTAAGGTATGTAAGGTATGAGTCATACATTCGAAATTATTGATACTGGTTACGTCAtaatgacgtatcaagtgagacgagggaatgTACAGCTGCAAACAAAATAccaaaaccaaaatatttttgaggaaggTGACTCACCTAAGGTGAGAGCATAGAAATGTTAGAACTGCGtgggaatatatttaattcatggCCATCTGGATGTATCTTTCCTACTGATCAATCGTATGCATGAATTTGCATCCATCCATCCTTCCCTTCCTAGGAACTCTTATTTGACCACTTATTTATCCCATCCACACGCTCCCTGATACTCAATGTCACTCAGAGGATCTCCCGTCTTTGTGCTTCACTCgatggatctcatctccttatcaaggtctgtgatagttgCTTTCGTTAATCATtgtcataaataaaatcatcCAGATCTTCTACAGAATCATCATATACTTCTACACATAAGAACTAAGAAATTCCCTAAAGGACAGAATAATCGATTGAAAGGAAGAAAGAGTTCTCATCCTCTATCCACAGtcccttcattgaaattcttgaaaatcaactctgcttcgtctcttactctaagatcactatttcattaataagagtcgttcagtgtccttgatgtatataacgcagaaatcaTTCATCTCAATCACATTtctatcaattcaatttataagttGGACCTCGTGATAAACTTTCTAtgtggataattatataagctgGATACTTCAAGCTCACGCCTGATTGCATCATTACTACTGAGTCACTTGTCATTGGGAAAGATGTGGAACAGGATTTTAGACTGGTAAAGATTGCTTCTTTTTTCGCGATTTTTTGGTCTGCAAAGCATTTTCTATtctgctattacatataaatagttatttggaacTTTTATGTGATTATTcgtttagtaaaatatttaacgGACCTCTTAACTTCAGTGGACTTCTGTTGGAATATCTGAATGGCATTgcaattcccaaacttattgagtCAGGCATCCTCTTCTAAACAGCTTAATTACTTATaaacatattggaatattattcTTGCTGAGATCTAGGATCTCcatcgaaataaataaattattaagtgtttGCCACACTAGCTTCATTTTCAACAGGGCAATTACGTGCAACAAAATTACGAAAATATCGATTATTTcgctttaatatttttaagtggtatttttccctaaaatttgtaaggaaaaatatatatatgaaatgaatgaatttaatgACAGGGATGGTAATTGATATGGTTCGAACTTGTGAGTAAACCACACTAATTCGAATATTAAGCCAATGAaactgtttcaattttttttttgcactttctcttttttctaatttctctacggtttttttttcttgaaggaaAAGAAGTGATAgttgaatttattgaaaaaggagAGGTTTTTGTAAAAAGGTCCTACAAAAAGGAGGTATTGCAGTCAAAATGGACCGAAGGccggataataataataaaaaggaagaatatgtgggtgaaaaattaaaaattgtgcGTACCACATTAGTGATCACACCTTTAAGAAGCTAAGGAGTTACTGGAGGTCGtaagtatcaaataaaaatgagagAGATAGTTCACATGCAAGCAGGCCAATGCGGGAACCAAATAGGAACAAAGTTTTGGGAAATCATATCGGATGAGCATGGCATTGATCCAACAGGAACTTATCATGGAACTTCGGACCTTCAGTTGGAGCGTACCAATGTATACTATAACGAAGCATCTGGTGGAATGTATGTTCCACGAGCAGTTCTTGTGGACTTAGAGCCAGGGACAATGGACTCTGTTCGTTCGAGTCCTTATGGGAAAATCTTTAGAccagataattttgtttttggacaATCTGGTGCAGGTAACAATTGGGCCAAAGGACACTACACGGAAGGCGCTGAGTTAGTTGAATCTGTTTTGGATGTTGTTCGAAAGGAGTCAGAATCCTGTGACTGTCTTCAGGGATTTCAGTTGACCCATTCTTTGGGTGGGGGGACAGGATCTGGAATGGGTACACTATTAATCTCTAAAGTCCGTGAAGAATACCCTGACAGaattatgaatacatattcTGTTGTTCCTTCACCTAAAGTCTCTGATACTGTTGTTGAGCCTTATAATGCAACTTTATCCATACATCAGCTCGTAGAGAATACTGATGAGACTTTCTGTATCGATAATGAGGCTTTGTATGATATTTGCTTCCGCACATTGAAACTGACATCGCCAACATATGGGGATTTGAATCATTTGGTCTCACTGACAATGTCAGGTGTTACTACTTGTCTTAGGTTTCCTGGTCAACTTAATGCTGATCTAAGAAAGTTAGCTGTAAACATGGTACCATTTCCtcgtcttcatttttttatgccaGGATTTGCGCCATTAACTTCTAGAGGAAGTCAACAATATAGAGCCCTTACTGTTCCAGAGCTTACACAGCAAATGTTTGATGCCAAAAATATGATGACAGCATGCGATCCTAGACATGGTAGGTACCTTACTGTTGCGGCTATATTTAGAGGGCGTATGTCAATGAAAGAAGTTGATGAACAAATGCTAAACATTCAAAACAAGAATACATCTTACTTTGTTGAATGGATTCCAAATAATGTTAAGACAGCCGTTTGTGACATTCCACCTCGTGGCCTCAAAATGGCTGCTACATTTATTGGAAATTCCACTGCGattcaagaaatatttaagCGAATATCTGACCAATTTACGGCCATGTTCCGTAGGAAAGCGTTTTTACATTGGTATACTGGTGAGGGTATGGATGAGATGGAGTTTACTGAAGCTGAAAGTAATATGAATGATTTGGTATCGGAATACCAGCAATATCAAGAAGCTACAGCTGAAGACGAAGGAGAGTTtgaggaagaagaagaggaagaaaatgcTTGATTACTCTTATTTTACAGTGTACTCAAGTATTTCtgtatattaatgaattattttaatatcatgtttCATGCTTAAATTTCTATCTtatgtttctttattaatagtttaataTGTCATTAATGTGGAGCTTGCATCTATTcttagtaaatttttaatattatcggGCAATGTATTTGAAAcccctttttataattttaggaaGGCAATGAAAGGCCCAATTATATGgatttgtttacaaaagaattaataaataaaatattactaagcaatattataatttagtatcGAAAATATACTATGTGGGATATAcgaaatatgtatatgtgttaTGCATTATAAAAGTCggctataaataatattacgaTGATAGTCTGGAATTACTTAAGGGATAAATAGCAGTTGATATGATAGACTTATTTGTCTattaccagatgattttgggcttCCCCTTTTTCATTTCTgaggaaaagttgcgtgatactaTTAAAGTAACGAC harbors:
- the LOC121119824 gene encoding tubulin beta-4 chain; this encodes MREIVHMQAGQCGNQIGTKFWEIISDEHGIDPTGTYHGTSDLQLERTNVYYNEASGGMYVPRAVLVDLEPGTMDSVRSSPYGKIFRPDNFVFGQSGAGNNWAKGHYTEGAELVESVLDVVRKESESCDCLQGFQLTHSLGGGTGSGMGTLLISKVREEYPDRIMNTYSVVPSPKVSDTVVEPYNATLSIHQLVENTDETFCIDNEALYDICFRTLKLTSPTYGDLNHLVSLTMSGVTTCLRFPGQLNADLRKLAVNMVPFPRLHFFMPGFAPLTSRGSQQYRALTVPELTQQMFDAKNMMTACDPRHGRYLTVAAIFRGRMSMKEVDEQMLNIQNKNTSYFVEWIPNNVKTAVCDIPPRGLKMAATFIGNSTAIQEIFKRISDQFTAMFRRKAFLHWYTGEGMDEMEFTEAESNMNDLVSEYQQYQEATAEDEGEFEEEEEEENA